One genomic window of Pseudomonadales bacterium includes the following:
- a CDS encoding AraC family transcriptional regulator: MLNRYVVMRSVSPFTMSQQIKKCVGKHSIRLVGDEGPGDSYLKHLPNKKMSFSVIKYGSDVEVCGPAQKSNYQIQLVLKGNCSIDHGGESIDLGAGDAAIINPLSESSLVYKNACEKLIITLDSDFVQARLAQETGMRLKKPINFDVRVEKENDNGYLIDLIKFYGKLADKQKGSANFCHVSDVMMDSVVSALLKFHSSNYDYLLQNNSSMLPTQLKNALEYIDHHLLEDISIDDILDRALIGERLLYKYFHDHLKTTPQAYIKSLRLHKIRNELISGDPNSTRVTDLALSFGFSHLGRFSKQYRDVFGELPSETLRKRSS, from the coding sequence ATGCTTAATCGTTATGTGGTGATGAGGTCTGTCTCCCCCTTTACGATGTCCCAGCAGATAAAAAAGTGCGTTGGCAAGCATAGTATAAGGCTGGTAGGTGATGAAGGGCCGGGGGATTCTTACCTGAAGCATTTGCCCAACAAAAAAATGTCCTTCAGTGTTATTAAGTATGGCTCTGACGTGGAGGTTTGTGGTCCAGCCCAAAAAAGTAATTATCAGATTCAGCTCGTGCTTAAGGGTAATTGCAGTATTGATCATGGTGGTGAATCGATTGACCTGGGTGCCGGGGACGCAGCGATTATTAACCCTTTGAGTGAGAGTTCTCTGGTTTATAAGAACGCGTGTGAAAAATTGATTATTACCCTGGATTCTGATTTTGTGCAGGCACGGCTTGCTCAGGAGACGGGAATGCGGCTGAAAAAGCCGATCAATTTTGATGTCAGGGTTGAGAAAGAAAATGACAATGGTTATTTGATTGACTTGATAAAGTTTTACGGCAAGCTGGCGGACAAGCAGAAAGGGAGTGCAAATTTTTGCCATGTCAGTGACGTTATGATGGACTCTGTTGTAAGTGCATTGCTGAAGTTTCACTCCAGCAACTATGATTACTTACTGCAAAACAATTCTTCAATGTTACCCACACAGTTAAAAAACGCACTTGAATATATTGACCATCATCTGCTGGAAGATATTAGTATTGACGATATTCTTGATCGGGCTCTGATTGGCGAAAGGCTTTTGTATAAGTATTTTCACGATCACCTGAAGACCACACCGCAGGCTTATATAAAATCTTTGCGTCTGCACAAAATCCGGAATGAGCTGATATCCGGAGACCCTAACAGCACCAGAGTTACAGACTTGGCTTTGAGTTTTGGATTTAGCCATCTTGGCAGATTCTCAAAACAGTACCGTGACGTATTCGGTGAGTTGCCCTCAGAAACACTAAGAAAACGTAGTTCGTAA